From one Solanum stenotomum isolate F172 chromosome 12, ASM1918654v1, whole genome shotgun sequence genomic stretch:
- the LOC125849029 gene encoding O-fucosyltransferase 23 has protein sequence MDLSNCKQLRFFGVHLNFLAAKCLVLVAIALFLGTVLLPTFSGLGGVIRQNNFVFVHNRSFPSNQPVKQKFLEVPQIVWGLNNQKIAFARACLTARMLNRTLLMPKLSASLFYKEVELLKPISFDKIFQFERFNSICKGFVQLSRYSDVSNQSDVIELPKGSGRRWTLEKDLEQLNQFSKHPYDAREIIRIVGKNPFLWHDHWPTKDYAKVFECLALVEEISTEADKVVSKIREIGMEVRSKNAMSSSSSQPVPFVAVHMRIEKDWMIHCKKLEQRLNISEICSSKEEIIARVGNISGLKTPVVVYLAVADTLLEDKTVLNGWKDGLHPFEKKKLGVFDIYKKQPYLFQSAIDYEVCLRSDIFVGNSFSTFSSLVVLDRTQKMIKVGETKLCGSDVRWPSYAYNIRGAGNSPHPWVTNMSDTSLTAISYGSNHISC, from the coding sequence ATGGACTTGTCAAATTGTAAGCAATTGAGATTCTTTGGAGTCCATTTGAATTTCTTGGCTGCAAAATGCTTGGTATTGGTTGCCATTGCTTTGTTCCTTGGAACTGTTTTGCTTCCAACATTCTCTGGACTTGGTGGGGTCATTCGACAGAACAACTTTGTCTTTGTCCATAACCGTTCATTTCCATCGAATCAACCCGTAAAACAGAAGTTTCTTGAAGTTCCTCAGATTGTGTGGGGATTGAACAATCAGAAGATTGCTTTTGCTAGAGCTTGTTTGACTGCACGTATGCTTAATCGAACACTGTTGATGCCTAAGTTGAGTGCTTCTCTGTTTTATAAAGAAGTTGAACTTTTGAAGCCTATTTCCTTCGATAAGATCTTCCAATTCGAAAGATTTAATTCCATTTGTAAAGGGTTTGTCCAATTGAGTCGTTATTCAGATGTGTCGAATCAAAGTGATGTTATCGAACTTCCGAAAGGCAGTGGAAGAAGGTGGACATTGGAAAAAGATTTGGAACAGTTGAATCAATTTAGTAAGCATCCATATGATGCACGTGAAATCATTCGGATAGTAGGGAAGAACCCCTTTTTGTGGCATGATCATTGGCCAACTAAAGACTATGCAAAGGTTTTTGAATGCTTAGCTTTAGTAGAGGAGATATCAACGGAAGCAGATAAAGTTGTCTCAAAAATTAGAGAAATAGGAATGGAGGTTAGAAGTAAGAATGCAATGTCAAGCTCTTCATCACAACCGGTTCCCTTTGTAGCTGTGCACATGAGAATAGAAAAGGATTGGATGATTCACTGTAAGAAGTTGGAGCAGAGATTAAATATTAGTGAAATTTGTAGTAGTAAGGAAGAGATCATTGCCAGAGTAGGAAACATCTCGGGTCTTAAAACTCCTGTTGTCGTTTATCTTGCTGTTGCCGATACTCTTCTGGAGGATAAAACTGTCTTGAATGGCTGGAAAGACGGCTTGCATCCTTTCGAGAAGAAAAAACTAGGTGTTTTTGACATTTACAAGAAGCAACCATATCTATTTCAATCTGCTATCGACTATGAAGTCTGTTTAAGATCCGATATCTTTGTAGGGAACAGTTTTTCAACATTTTCAAGCCTTGTTGTTCTTGACAGAACCCAAAAGATGATTAAAGTGGGTGAGACAAAGTTGTGTGGTTCGGATGTTAGATGGCCTTCTTATGCATACAATATAAGAGGAGCAGGGAATAGCCCTCATCCGTGGGTAACAAATATGTCCGACACTAGCTTGACAGCAATTAGCTATGGCTCTAATCACATTTCTTGCTGA
- the LOC125847687 gene encoding E3 ubiquitin-protein ligase RSL1 gives MEGEMVCGDGLLVNIANEVKLEEDEEDFCSCCEDEEELEDSADETSEEEEDEVTEDEDEKESARESCEVDLDEHSVKLFFKGISIAGPGDSSCRVSGIGVVIERAESATPIQIQKKLDFYVEEFVADYLALMDGLLEAVKNKIRKVYALTDSEILYEQIMHEENLDNPLLMALRQRILDHADDLETFVLKLVPSTGLAKALDLAKVAIGVVSSHVEGDESTENCPICCEDRLLVMVTTLKCTHKFCSHCMKTYVEGKVQSGQVPIRCPQLKCKYLISATECLSFLPLNSYGSLVRVLEEANVLNSDKLYCPYPNCSVLLDPHECMSTRASSSSQSENSCVDCPVCQRFMCVDCRVPWHSSMTCEDYQNLPLEERDAGDITLHRLAQNKRWRRCSQCRRMIELAHGCYHMTCWCGHQFCYSCGAEYRDGQQTCQCAFWDEDYTQDLVTQPTQQFEQWSWDSFESLPTMMDAYSDEERSQLALIQRFLAGGFSLTDHQAYQSPPRCTDSYVDAMKDLHQLPWLERFVSVISDNYYEEHIQ, from the exons ATGGAAGGAGAAATGGTTTGCGGTGATGGGTTGTTGGTGAATATAGCAAATGAAGTGAAattagaagaagatgaagaagatttttgtaGCTGCTGTGAAGATGAGGAGGAATTGGAAGATAGTGCGGATGAAACTTcggaggaagaagaggatgaaGTAACAGAAGACGAGGACGAGAAGGAATCAGCAAGGGAGAGTTGTGAAGTAGATCTTGATGAACATTCTGTGAAGTTATTCTTTAAAGGCATTTCTATAGCTGGTCCTGGTGACTCTAGTTGCAGGGTATCTGGAATTGGAGTGGTTATAGAGAGGGCAGAAAGTGCTACTCCTATTCAAATCCAGAAAAAGCTTGATTTTTACGTGGAGGAATTTGTGGCAGATTATTTGGCTTTGATGGATGGATTGCTGGAAGCTGTGAAGAACAAGATTAGAAAGGTTTATGCCCTTACCGACTCTGAGATTTTATACGAGCAG ATTATGCATGAAGAGAACCTTGATAATCCGCTTCTCATGGCATTGCGGCAGAGGATCCTGGATCATGCTGATGATCTGGAAACTTTTGTTTTGAAACTTGTCCCCAGTACTGGTTTGGCAAAGGCCTTGGACTTAGCCAAGGTAGCAATAGGGGTTGTCTCTTCCCATGTTGAAGGAGATGAATCAACTGAAAATTGTCCAATATGCTGCGAGGATAGACTTTTAGTGATGGTGACGACATTGAAATGTACCCACAAGTTCTGTTCTCACTGTATGAAAACTTATGTTGAGGGTAAAGTCCAATCTGGTCAAGTACCCATTAGGTGCCCTCAGCTAAAATGCAAGTACTTAATCTCTGCCACTGAATGTCTATCTTTTCTCCCACTTAACTCCTATGGATCTTTAGTGAGGGTCCTTGAAGAAGCAAATGTTCTCAACTCGGACAAACTTTACTGCCCGTATCCAAATTGTTCTGTTCTTCTGGATCCTCATGAATGTATGTCAACTCGGGCTAGTTCGTCAAGCCAGTCAGAGAATAGTTGTGTGGACTGTCCAGTTTGTCAGAGGTTTATGTGTGTGGATTGTAGGGTCCCATGGCATTCTTCAATGACTTGTGAAGACTACCAAAATCTCCCTTTGGAGGAGAGGGATGCTGGTGACATAACTTTGCATCGCCTGGCACAAAATAAGAGATGGAGGCGCTGTTCACAGTGCAGGAGGATGATTGAGCTCGCACATGGATGCTATCATATGACATGCTG GTGTGGGCATCAATTCTGTTATTCGTGTGGTGCGGAATACAGGGACGGCCAACAGACATGTCAATGTGCATTCTGGGATGAGGATTACACTCAAGATTTGGTAACTCAACCGACACAACAGTTTGAGCAATGGTCATGGGACTCATTTGAGTCGCTGCCTACTATGATGGATGCATATTCAGATGAAGAGAGATCTCAGCTGGCATTGATCCAGAGATTTCTCGCTGGTGGATTCAGTCTCACAGACCACCAAGCTTATCAATCCCCACCACGTTGTACAGATTCTTATGTTGATGCCATGAAGGATCTCCATCAGCTTCCATGGCTTGAACGATTCGTGTCTGTGATCAGTGACAATTACTATGAAGAACATATCCAGTGA
- the LOC125847931 gene encoding probable cinnamyl alcohol dehydrogenase 6 gives MAKTTPNHTQAVSGWAALDSSGKITPYIFNRRENGVNDVTIKILYCGICHTDLHYAKNDWGITMYPVVPGHEITGIVVEVGSNVSNFKTGDKVGVGCMSASCLQCESCKSSEENYCDKVQFTYNGVFWDGSITYGGYSKMLVADYRFVVAVPDNLPMDRAAPLLCAGVTVFCPMKDNNLIGSPRQNIGVIGLGGLGHLAIKFAKAFGHHVTVISTSLSKEKEAKTKLGADDFIVSSNAQQMKSRHRTLDFILDTVSANHSLGPYLELLKIKGTFVIVGAPEKPMDLPSFPLIFGKRTVKGSMIGSIKETQEMIDICGKYNIMCDIEIVTPDKINDAYERIEKNDINYRFVIDIAGQSSKL, from the exons ATGGCTAAAACAACTCCAAACCACACTCAAGCTGTTTCTGGATGGGCAGCTCTTGATTCTTCTGGCAAAATCACACCTTACATATTCAATAGAAG AGAGAATGGTGTAAATGATGTGACCATCAAGATTTTGTACTGTGGAATATGCCATACTGACCTTCACTATGCCAAGAATGATTGGGGTATTACTATGTATCCTGTTGTTCCAGG GCATGAGATTACAGGGATTGTTGTGGAAGTTGGGAGCAATGTGAGCAACTTCAAAACAGGGGATAAAGTAGGAGTTGGGTGCATGTCTGCATCATGCTTACAATGTGAATCTTGCAAAAGCTCTGAAGAAAATTACTGTGACAAAGTTCAGTTCACCTACAATGGTGTCTTTTGGGATGGTAGCATCACTTATGGAGGCTACTCCAAGATGCTTGTTGCTGATTATAG gtTTGTGGTTGCTGTACCGGATAACCTACCAATGGATAGAGCAGCACCATTGTTATGTGCTGGAGTAACTGTGTTTTGCCCAATGAAAGACAACAACTTGATTGGCTCACCAAGGCAAAATATAGGAGTGATTGGTTTGGGAGGATTAGGACATTTGGCTATTAAATTTGCAAAAGCTTTTGGACATCATGTCACTGTCATAAGCACTTCTTTATCCAAAGAAAAAGAGGCCAAAACCAAATTAGGCGCTGATGATTTCATTGTTAGCTCTAATGCACAGCAAATGAAG TCGAGGCACAGAACTTTGGACTTCATATTGGACACAGTCTCAGCCAATCACTCTCTTGGGCCTTACTTGGAATTGCTCAAAATTAAAGGAACTTTTGTCATAGTGGGTGCACCAGAAAAGCCCATGGACCTTCCATCATTTCCATTAATATTTG GTAAGAGAACTGTGAAAGGAAGCATGATTGGAAGCATAAAAGAAACACAAGAAATGATAGACATTTGTGGGAAGTACAATATCATGTGTGACATAGAGATAGTCACACCTGATAAGATTAATGATGCTTATGAAAGAATTGAGAAGAACGATATTAATTATCGCTTTGTGATTGATATTGCTggtcaatcatcaaaactttaA
- the LOC125848800 gene encoding putative pentatricopeptide repeat-containing protein At5g43820, producing MLVARFLSSRCSSPILSSLISTFSHSISSLSEKFPTNFDESHVLNQLSDLLPIRRTSSIGKPIPADSSEPKNQFRVFDELLTPEDKLRGIFLQKLQGKTAIEKALTSVDVELTVDLVAKVVNKGNLDAASIATFFNWVIKQQKIPIDNDTYCIILKALGRRKFFGQMVEMLKEMRNQGVMPDSVTLNIVVDSFIRARQISKAIQLFSGLENYGLRCNTETLNVILQCLCRRSHVGAASSLLVKMKEKVSFDVTTYNIVIGGWSRFGRVKEVERTLKAMVDDGFEADNLTYSCVLECLGRAGRIDDAIEIFEGLEEKGRVFDAEIYNAMISNFIGQGEIDESCKYYERMLNTEWEPNADTYMRLISAFLKARRVADAIEMFDEMLSRGMIVTTGNVTSFLEPLCSYGPPHAALMIYKKARQAGCRISLTAYKLLLMRLSRFGKCGMLLNIWNEMQESGYSSDMQVYEYVINGLCNIGQLDNAVLVMEEALEKGFYPSRLICSKLNNKLLGSNKIEIAYRLFLKIKIARGKQNSQTYWRAKGWHF from the coding sequence ATGCTTGTGGCAAGATTTCTCAGTTCCAGGTGCAGTTCTCCGATTCTTTCATCGttaatttctacattttctcaCTCAATTTCATCACTATCTGAGAAATTCCCCACTAATTTTGACGAATCTCATGTTCTGAATCAACTTTCCGACCTTTTACCCATCCGTCGAACCTCTTCAATCGGAAAACCCATTCCTGCAGATTCCTCTGaaccaaaaaatcaatttaGGGTTTTCGATGAGCTTTTAactcccgaagataagttacGCGGCATTTTTCTTCAGAAACTTCAGGGAAAAACAGCAATCGAGAAGGCACTGACATCTGTTGACGTAGAATTAACGGTTGATTTAGTTGCTAAAGTAGTAAACAAAGGGAATTTAGATGCTGCATCAATAGCTACATTTTTCAATTGGGTtatcaaacaacaaaaaataccTATTGATAATGATACTTACTGTATAATTCTTAAAGCATTAGGGAGGAGGAAGTTTTTCGGGCAGATGGTTGAAATGTTAAAGGAAATGAGGAATCAAGGAGTTATGCCTGATTCAGTGACACTTAACATTGTTGTTGATAGCTTTATTCGAGCTCGACAAATTTCAAAGGCTATACAATTGTTTAGTGGATTAGAGAACTATGGATTGAGATGTAATACCGAGACACTTAATGTTATTTTACAGTGTTTGTGTCGTCGATCACATGTAGGTGCTGCGAGTTCATTACTTgtgaaaatgaaagagaaagtTTCATTTGATGTCACAACCTATAACATAGTCATTGGTGGGTGGTCGAGATTTGGAAGAGTTAAGGAAGTCGAGAGAACCTTAAAAGCAATGGTGGATGATGGATTTGAGGCAGATAATTTGACTTatagttgtgttcttgaatgtTTAGGGAGAGCTGGTCGAATTGATGATGCCATTGAGATTTTTGAGGGTTTGGAGGAAAAAGGGCGCGTATTTGATGCTGAGATATACAATGCAATGATTTCGAATTTCATTGGACAGGGTGAAATTGATGAATCATGTAAATATTATGAGAGGATGTTAAATACGGAATGGGAGCCGAATGCTGATACTTATATGAGACTAATATCTGCTTTTCTGAAAGCTAGAAGAGTAGCTGATGCAATTGAAATGTTTGATGAAATGTTAAGCCGGGGGATGATTGTAACTACAGGGAATGTAACCTCTTTTCTTGAGCCTTTATGTAGCTATGGTCCACCTCATGCAGCTCTAATGATTTACAAGAAGGCGAGACAAGCTGGATGTAGGATATCCTTGACTGCATACAAGTTGCTGCTTATGCGGCTTTCTAGGTTTGGAAAATGTGGTATGCTGTTAAACATATGGAATGAGATGCAAGAAAGTGGTTATTCTTCTGATATGCAAGTTTatgagtatgtcatcaatgggCTTTGCAACATAGGGCAGCTTGACAATGCTGTCCTGGTAATGGAGGAAGCTTTAGAGAAAGGATTTTACCCTAGCAGGCTTATTTGTAGCAAATTAAACAACAAGTTACTAGGTTCAAACAAAATAGAGATTGCATACAGGCTTTttctaaagataaaaatt